In Streptomyces canus, one DNA window encodes the following:
- the rbfA gene encoding 30S ribosome-binding factor RbfA — MADNARAKRLADLIREVVAQKLLRGIKDPRLGSHVTITDTRVTGDLREATVFYTVYGGDEERAAAAAGLESAKGVLRSAVGAAAGVKFTPTLTFVADALPDTAKTIDDLLDKARQSDEKVREVSAGAKYAGDADPYRKPGDEDETDDAAE, encoded by the coding sequence GTGGCCGACAACGCGCGCGCCAAGAGGCTGGCGGACCTCATCCGAGAGGTGGTGGCCCAGAAGCTGCTGCGCGGGATCAAGGACCCGCGGCTCGGCTCACACGTCACCATCACGGACACCCGGGTCACGGGTGACCTGCGGGAGGCGACCGTCTTCTACACGGTGTACGGCGGCGACGAGGAGCGGGCGGCCGCGGCCGCAGGGCTGGAGAGCGCCAAGGGCGTGCTCCGCAGCGCGGTCGGAGCGGCGGCGGGCGTGAAGTTCACCCCGACGCTGACCTTCGTGGCCGATGCGCTGCCCGACACCGCCAAGACCATCGACGACCTCCTCGACAAGGCGCGCCAGTCCGACGAGAAGGTGCGCGAGGTCTCGGCCGGCGCCAAGTACGCCGGCGACGCCGATCCGTACCGGAAGCCGGGCGACGAGGACGAGACGGACGACGCCGCCGAATGA
- the truB gene encoding tRNA pseudouridine(55) synthase TruB yields the protein MTQKNPPPDGLVIVDKPSGFTSHDVVAKMRGIARTRRVGHAGTLDPMATGVLVLGVEKATKLLGHLALTEKEYLGTIRLGQTTLTDDAEGEITGSADASKVTREAVDAGIAKLSGDIMQVPSKVSAIKIDGVRSYKRAREGEDFEIPARPVTISSFAVHDVRDAVAEDGTAVVDLVVSVVCSSGTYIRALARDLGADLGVGGHLTALRRTRVGPYKLDSAKTLDQLQQELTVMPIAEAATAAFPRWDVDGRRAKLLTNGVRLDMPDEYTGAGTVAVFDPEGRFLALVEEQKGKAKSLAVFG from the coding sequence ATGACCCAGAAGAACCCGCCGCCCGACGGCCTTGTCATCGTGGACAAGCCGTCGGGCTTCACTTCGCACGACGTGGTCGCCAAGATGCGCGGGATCGCCAGGACCCGCCGCGTCGGACACGCCGGCACCCTCGACCCCATGGCGACGGGTGTGCTGGTCCTCGGTGTCGAGAAGGCCACCAAGCTCCTCGGGCACCTCGCGCTGACCGAGAAGGAGTACCTGGGCACGATCCGGCTCGGCCAGACGACGCTGACCGACGACGCGGAGGGCGAGATCACGGGGTCGGCAGACGCCTCGAAGGTCACCCGAGAGGCCGTCGACGCCGGGATCGCCAAGCTGAGCGGCGACATCATGCAGGTGCCGTCCAAGGTCAGCGCCATCAAGATCGACGGCGTGCGCTCGTACAAACGGGCGCGTGAGGGCGAGGACTTCGAGATCCCGGCCCGCCCCGTCACGATCTCGTCCTTCGCGGTCCACGACGTCCGGGACGCGGTCGCCGAGGACGGCACGGCCGTTGTGGATCTGGTCGTGTCGGTGGTCTGCTCGTCCGGCACCTACATCCGGGCCCTCGCCCGCGACCTGGGCGCCGACCTGGGCGTCGGCGGCCACCTGACGGCTCTGCGCCGCACGCGCGTGGGCCCGTACAAGCTGGACTCGGCCAAGACGCTCGACCAGCTCCAGCAGGAGCTGACGGTGATGCCGATCGCCGAGGCCGCGACCGCCGCGTTCCCCCGCTGGGACGTCGACGGCCGCCGGGCCAAGCTGCTCACCAACGGCGTACGGCTCGACATGCCCGACGAGTACACGGGCGCCGGTACGGTGGCCGTCTTCGACCCCGAGGGCCGCTTTCTGGCGCTGGTCGAGGAACAGAAGGGCAAGGCGAAGAGCCTGGCCGTCTTCGGCTAG
- a CDS encoding DUF503 domain-containing protein, translated as MYVGTLSFDLLLGDVHSLKEKRSLVRPIVAELQRKYAVSAAETGNQNLHRRAEIGLAVVSGDTGHLTDVLDRCERLVAGRPEVELLSVRRRLHSDED; from the coding sequence ATGTATGTGGGGACTCTGTCCTTCGACCTGCTCCTCGGTGACGTCCACTCGCTGAAGGAGAAACGCTCTCTCGTCCGTCCGATCGTGGCCGAGCTCCAGCGCAAGTACGCGGTGAGCGCGGCGGAGACGGGCAATCAGAACCTCCACCGCAGGGCCGAGATCGGGCTCGCGGTGGTCTCCGGGGACACGGGACACCTCACCGACGTGCTGGACCGCTGCGAGCGGCTGGTCGCCGGGCGGCCCGAGGTGGAACTGCTCTCGGTTCGACGCAGGCTCCACAGCGACGAAGACTGA
- the infB gene encoding translation initiation factor IF-2 produces the protein MAKVRVYELAKEFGVESKVVMAKLQELGEFVRSASSTIEAPVVRKLTDALQQGNGGGKPAPARKAAPARPAAPSPAQAARPAAPRPPAPKPAAAERPAAPAAPAAPGSRPTPGPKPAPAPRPAPASPAPTTPEFTAPPAAPAAPASQGQGQGSGPRPGAPRPASQAPRPGAPRPAGGPGQGGQGRGERGDRPGAPRPGGQGARPGARPAGPRPGNNPFTSGGSTGMARPQAPRPGGAPRPGGPGGPGERPGGAPRPQGQGQGGPRPQGAAGGPRPQAPGGSRPSPGGMPRPQGGPRPGGGGPGGPRPNPGMMPQRPAAGPRPGGGGPGGRGPGGGGGRPGGGGGGRPGGGGGGFAGRPGGGGGGFAGRPAGPGGGGGGFAGRPGGPGGGGGGRPGFGGRPGGPGGRGGTQGAFGRPGGPARRGRKSKRQRRQEYEAMQAPSVGGVMLPRGNGEAIRLSRGASLTDFAEKINANPASLVAVMMNLGEMVTATQSVSDETLQLLAGEMNYTVQIVSPEEEDRELLESFDIEFGEDEGDDEDLVVRPPVVTVMGHVDHGKTRLLDAIRKTNVIAGEAGGITQHIGAYQVSTQVNEEDRAITFIDTPGHEAFTAMRARGARSTDIAILVVAANDGVMPQTVEALNHAKAADVPIVVAVNKIDVEGADPTKVRGQLTEYGLVAEEYGGDTMFVDISAKQGLNIDSLLEAVVLTADASLDLRANPNQDAQGISIESRLDRGRGAVATVLVQRGTLRVGDTMVVGDAYGRVRAMLDDNGNNVAEAGPSTPVQVLGLTNVPGAGDNFLVVDEDRTARQIAEKRAARERNAAFAKRTRRVSLEDLDKVLKAGEVQQLNLIIKGDASGSVEALESSLLQLDVGEEVDIRVLHRGVGAVTESDIDLAMGSDAIVIGFNVRAAGRAAQMAEREGVDVRYYSVIYQAIEEIEAALKGMLKPEYEEVELGTAEIREVFRSSKLGNIAGVLVRSGEVKRNTKARLLRDGKVVAENLTISGLRRFKDDVTEIREGFEGGINLGNFNDIKVDDVIATYEMREKPRG, from the coding sequence GTGGCTAAGGTCCGGGTATACGAACTCGCCAAGGAGTTCGGGGTGGAGAGCAAGGTCGTCATGGCCAAGCTCCAGGAACTCGGTGAATTCGTCCGTTCGGCGTCTTCGACCATCGAAGCGCCCGTTGTCCGTAAGTTGACGGACGCCCTCCAGCAGGGCAACGGAGGCGGCAAGCCCGCCCCCGCACGCAAGGCTGCCCCGGCCAGGCCGGCAGCCCCCTCTCCCGCGCAGGCCGCCCGTCCGGCCGCCCCGCGCCCGCCGGCTCCCAAGCCGGCCGCCGCCGAGAGGCCCGCGGCTCCCGCCGCCCCGGCCGCTCCCGGCTCCCGTCCCACTCCGGGCCCGAAGCCCGCACCGGCGCCGCGGCCCGCCCCGGCGTCCCCGGCTCCGACCACGCCGGAGTTCACGGCACCCCCGGCGGCTCCCGCCGCACCGGCCTCCCAGGGCCAGGGCCAGGGTTCCGGCCCGCGTCCGGGTGCTCCTCGTCCGGCCTCCCAGGCCCCGCGTCCCGGCGCTCCGCGTCCGGCCGGCGGTCCCGGCCAGGGCGGTCAGGGCCGTGGTGAGCGCGGCGACCGTCCCGGCGCTCCGCGTCCGGGCGGCCAGGGTGCCCGTCCCGGCGCTCGTCCGGCCGGTCCCCGTCCGGGCAACAACCCCTTCACCTCTGGTGGCTCCACCGGCATGGCGCGCCCGCAGGCGCCCCGTCCGGGCGGTGCCCCGCGCCCCGGCGGCCCTGGTGGTCCCGGTGAGCGTCCCGGCGGCGCTCCGCGTCCGCAGGGTCAGGGCCAGGGCGGTCCCCGTCCCCAGGGCGCGGCGGGCGGTCCCCGTCCGCAGGCCCCGGGCGGCTCGCGTCCGAGCCCGGGTGGCATGCCCCGTCCGCAGGGCGGTCCCCGTCCCGGCGGCGGTGGCCCCGGCGGCCCGCGTCCCAACCCCGGCATGATGCCGCAGCGTCCGGCTGCCGGCCCGCGTCCCGGCGGCGGTGGCCCCGGTGGTCGCGGTCCCGGTGGCGGTGGCGGTCGCCCCGGTGGCGGTGGCGGCGGTCGTCCCGGTGGCGGCGGCGGCGGTTTCGCCGGTCGTCCCGGTGGCGGTGGCGGCGGCTTCGCCGGTCGTCCCGCGGGTCCCGGTGGCGGTGGCGGCGGTTTCGCCGGCCGTCCGGGTGGTCCCGGCGGTGGCGGCGGCGGTCGTCCCGGTTTCGGTGGTCGTCCCGGCGGTCCCGGTGGCCGTGGTGGCACGCAGGGCGCCTTCGGTCGTCCCGGCGGTCCCGCGCGTCGCGGTCGCAAGTCGAAGCGGCAGAGGCGCCAGGAGTACGAGGCCATGCAGGCCCCGTCGGTCGGCGGCGTGATGCTGCCTCGCGGCAACGGCGAAGCCATTCGCCTGTCGCGCGGTGCCTCGCTCACCGACTTCGCGGAGAAGATCAACGCCAACCCGGCGTCCCTCGTCGCGGTCATGATGAACCTCGGCGAGATGGTCACGGCCACGCAGTCCGTCTCCGACGAGACGCTGCAGCTCCTCGCGGGCGAGATGAACTACACGGTTCAGATCGTCAGCCCCGAGGAGGAGGACCGCGAGCTGCTCGAGTCCTTCGACATCGAGTTCGGTGAGGACGAGGGCGACGACGAGGACCTGGTCGTCCGTCCGCCGGTCGTGACCGTCATGGGTCACGTCGACCACGGTAAGACCCGACTCCTCGACGCCATCCGCAAGACGAACGTCATCGCGGGCGAGGCCGGCGGCATCACCCAGCACATCGGTGCCTACCAGGTCTCGACCCAGGTCAACGAAGAAGACCGCGCGATCACCTTCATCGACACCCCGGGTCACGAGGCGTTCACCGCCATGCGTGCCCGTGGTGCCCGGTCGACGGACATCGCGATCCTGGTCGTCGCGGCCAACGACGGCGTCATGCCGCAGACGGTCGAGGCGCTCAACCACGCCAAGGCGGCCGACGTCCCGATCGTCGTCGCGGTCAACAAGATCGACGTCGAGGGTGCCGACCCGACCAAGGTGCGCGGTCAGCTGACCGAGTACGGCCTGGTGGCCGAGGAGTACGGCGGCGACACCATGTTCGTCGACATCTCCGCCAAGCAGGGTCTGAACATCGACTCCCTGCTGGAGGCCGTGGTGCTCACGGCCGACGCCTCGCTCGACCTGCGGGCCAACCCGAACCAGGACGCGCAGGGCATCTCGATCGAGTCCCGTCTCGACCGCGGCCGTGGTGCCGTGGCGACGGTGCTCGTCCAGCGAGGCACGCTGCGGGTCGGCGACACGATGGTCGTGGGCGACGCCTACGGCCGCGTGCGCGCCATGCTCGACGACAACGGCAACAACGTCGCCGAGGCCGGCCCGTCGACGCCGGTCCAGGTCCTGGGCCTGACCAACGTCCCGGGTGCGGGCGACAACTTCCTGGTGGTCGACGAGGACCGTACGGCCCGTCAGATCGCCGAGAAGCGCGCCGCCCGCGAGCGGAACGCGGCGTTCGCCAAGCGCACGCGCCGTGTGTCGCTCGAGGACCTGGACAAGGTGCTCAAGGCCGGCGAGGTCCAGCAGCTCAACCTCATCATCAAGGGTGACGCTTCTGGTTCCGTCGAGGCCCTCGAGTCCTCCCTGCTCCAGCTGGACGTCGGCGAAGAGGTCGACATCCGGGTCCTGCACCGCGGTGTCGGTGCGGTCACGGAGTCGGACATCGACCTGGCGATGGGCTCGGACGCCATCGTGATCGGCTTCAACGTCCGCGCGGCAGGCCGTGCGGCGCAGATGGCCGAGCGCGAGGGTGTGGACGTCCGCTACTACTCGGTCATCTACCAGGCGATCGAGGAGATCGAGGCGGCCCTCAAGGGCATGCTCAAGCCGGAGTACGAAGAGGTCGAGCTCGGTACGGCGGAGATCCGCGAGGTCTTCCGCTCGTCGAAGCTGGGCAACATCGCCGGTGTGCTGGTCCGCTCCGGCGAGGTCAAGCGCAACACCAAGGCGCGGTTGCTGCGCGACGGCAAGGTCGTCGCGGAGAACCTCACCATCTCCGGTCTGCGCCGCTTCAAGGACGACGTCACCGAGATCCGCGAAGGCTTCGAGGGTGGTATCAACCTCGGAAACTTCAACGACATCAAGGTCGACGACGTCATCGCGACGTACGAGATGCGCGAGAAGCCGCGCGGCTGA
- a CDS encoding YlxR family protein, protein MSGRTPARACPERTCVGCRQRTAKTDLLRIVAIEDACVPDPRGTLPGRGAYVHPALVCLDQAVRRRAFTRALRAPGALDIKALRQYVEQTDSC, encoded by the coding sequence GTGTCTGGCCGGACGCCCGCCCGAGCATGCCCTGAACGCACCTGTGTGGGTTGCAGGCAGCGAACGGCCAAGACCGATCTGCTGCGCATCGTGGCGATCGAGGACGCATGCGTCCCTGATCCTCGCGGTACGCTGCCCGGCCGGGGTGCGTACGTACACCCCGCCCTGGTCTGTCTCGACCAGGCGGTACGCCGCCGGGCGTTCACGCGGGCGCTGCGCGCCCCGGGAGCGCTCGACATAAAGGCGTTGCGCCAGTACGTCGAGCAGACAGACAGTTGCTGA
- the rimP gene encoding ribosome maturation factor RimP — MSTTQSERLRELLEPLVTSQGLDLEEIAVDSVGRKRVLRVVVDSDTGADLDQIADVSRALSAKLDESDAMGAGEYTLEVGTPGAERLLKEHRHYVRAVDRLVKFQLTEGGELVARILKVDDEGLDLEVPGVKGRKATARRLAFSDFEKARVQVEFSRKDSKNENEQEEEA, encoded by the coding sequence ATGAGCACGACCCAGAGCGAGAGGCTGCGAGAGCTCCTGGAACCGCTCGTCACCTCCCAGGGCCTGGATCTCGAAGAGATCGCAGTGGACTCCGTAGGACGAAAGCGAGTGCTGCGCGTCGTCGTCGACTCGGACACCGGTGCCGACCTGGACCAGATCGCCGATGTGAGCCGTGCGCTCTCGGCGAAGCTCGACGAGAGCGACGCGATGGGCGCGGGGGAGTACACCCTCGAGGTCGGCACCCCGGGCGCGGAGCGCCTCCTCAAGGAGCACCGTCACTACGTGCGCGCCGTGGACCGGCTGGTGAAGTTCCAGCTGACCGAGGGCGGCGAGCTGGTCGCCAGGATCCTGAAGGTCGACGACGAAGGCCTCGACCTCGAAGTGCCCGGCGTCAAGGGCCGCAAGGCCACCGCCCGCAGACTCGCCTTCTCCGACTTCGAGAAGGCACGCGTGCAGGTCGAGTTCAGCCGCAAGGACAGCAAGAACGAAAACGAGCAGGAAGAGGAGGCGTAG
- a CDS encoding trypsin-like peptidase domain-containing protein: MRILDLAGRPRGIGFVADHRGTVVTGHEAVDGLARLVLHSGGDRSRVVSADAVTALPELDLALIRAEGLGVDPLPVSVRDTVETGTYVRLPAGCWREARVLGTASVTYTATDRFHLLEDVLELAIGTAGRDALRLGGGAAGGPVLDAETGAVVAVLGTALQCGHRDSGYAVPLRSVRTGPLADLLAENAATVPAYGADLNLAGVLELTATSIGQDGPPGTLAGHVGRADPTEPVERTAVTREFAAFPEGPAGVLGLVGPPGSGRTTQLAALAARRHRSSAPAPTLWLRGADLEDTDASVADAASRALTRAARIVASSTDTVPADLGDLTPERLARLSGTAGRPLFLLLDGPEEMPPVLAHRLAEWTQGTVKWLAETGARLVVACREEYWEGADFPEELLYGIPEGHLPPCVRLADLTDEEARRARARHTLPEGILTAPDDRHPLTLRLLSEVRAALPDAPHAPTDRDEVFSAYLDLMCLRIAVRLATASGLRGAAVRRLAAKVSGQVHEAARRSLGPGHGELDRESFEAVFPWGPAPKRLGGTGWASAVLTEGLLVPAGSGYRFAHEELADWIQGTHLDLDEALRVLVHRHRTEREDPLPVPHHRIGPVVQALLLVARQHGARQLAHRLEELLHALDADTHSWWAARLLTETLLRVPDATPYTDVLRRLTDRLVDRRRQEEPVPPAFGPAFWTALPLPPGNRFELLRRLVLADGPPHEPGPRFLDAVAELLATDPTAVQPHLTRWFDDERPLPATPHATVAEAAQALLHTHRTRALDDLTEVLVGCAHRRADELLAVLAEDEPSAVCRAVDRWAHDERPARRVAAVAYGLRAAPHVRTEADRELLRYAALALLARPEDRTLHGGALALLVRDPRTRARHLPQALGHFAAGDPRFPPGALVPALATDPDPVLEAFRERLRRPGAGGALRTLADVTTPALARRVAVLAREAVERRPETAGDVAAYVDRRLDQGPAARAVLLPLVSGLLAGASERVRAALAAVLVGPGTPASRPLRQELLDFLLDHEREPAVLVALLPAAAARGGDGVRDLVRRTGLLLVRTPLGASDFDRALVDLGRHVPGFAALVAGWLADAPQEWAGVVGPSTRRMIENLAGVRVPA, encoded by the coding sequence GTGCGGATTCTTGATCTGGCCGGCCGGCCCCGGGGGATCGGGTTCGTGGCCGATCACCGTGGCACCGTCGTCACCGGCCATGAGGCCGTCGACGGGCTGGCCCGGCTCGTGCTGCACTCCGGCGGTGACCGCAGTCGTGTGGTGTCCGCCGATGCCGTGACCGCGCTGCCCGAGCTGGACCTGGCGCTCATCCGGGCCGAAGGACTCGGCGTGGACCCGTTGCCGGTGTCCGTGCGCGACACCGTCGAGACCGGCACCTACGTCCGGCTCCCCGCCGGCTGCTGGCGCGAGGCCCGTGTGCTGGGCACGGCCTCCGTGACCTACACCGCCACCGACCGCTTCCATCTCCTCGAAGACGTCCTGGAGTTGGCGATCGGCACCGCGGGACGGGACGCCCTCCGGCTGGGCGGCGGGGCCGCCGGAGGCCCCGTGCTCGACGCCGAGACCGGCGCGGTGGTCGCCGTCCTCGGCACCGCCCTGCAGTGCGGCCACCGCGACAGCGGATACGCGGTCCCGCTCCGCTCCGTCCGGACCGGCCCCCTCGCCGACCTGCTCGCGGAGAACGCGGCGACGGTCCCGGCGTACGGCGCCGACCTCAACCTCGCCGGCGTGCTGGAACTGACGGCCACCTCGATCGGCCAGGACGGGCCGCCGGGCACGCTCGCCGGTCACGTGGGCCGGGCAGACCCGACCGAGCCGGTCGAACGGACAGCGGTCACCAGGGAGTTCGCCGCTTTCCCCGAGGGCCCGGCCGGCGTTCTCGGCCTCGTCGGACCGCCCGGCAGCGGCCGTACGACACAACTCGCGGCCCTCGCCGCCCGCCGCCACCGGAGCTCCGCCCCGGCCCCCACCCTCTGGCTGCGCGGCGCGGACCTCGAGGACACCGACGCCTCGGTGGCCGACGCGGCGAGCCGAGCGCTCACCAGGGCCGCCCGGATCGTGGCGAGCTCCACGGACACCGTCCCCGCCGACCTGGGCGACCTCACCCCAGAACGCCTGGCCCGCCTCTCCGGCACCGCGGGCCGCCCCCTGTTCCTTCTCCTCGACGGACCCGAGGAGATGCCCCCGGTCCTGGCCCACCGCCTCGCCGAGTGGACACAGGGCACGGTGAAGTGGCTGGCGGAGACGGGGGCGAGGCTGGTGGTGGCGTGCCGGGAGGAGTACTGGGAGGGCGCGGACTTCCCGGAGGAACTGCTGTACGGCATCCCGGAGGGGCACCTTCCGCCCTGCGTACGCCTCGCCGACCTCACCGACGAGGAGGCCCGCCGTGCCCGGGCCCGCCACACCCTCCCCGAAGGCATCCTCACCGCCCCCGACGACCGCCACCCCCTCACCCTCCGGCTCCTCTCCGAGGTCCGCGCGGCTCTCCCGGACGCCCCGCACGCCCCCACGGACCGCGACGAGGTCTTCTCGGCGTACCTCGACCTGATGTGCCTGCGTATCGCGGTACGGCTGGCCACGGCGAGCGGCCTGCGCGGCGCCGCCGTCCGCCGGCTCGCCGCGAAGGTCTCCGGCCAGGTCCACGAGGCCGCCCGCCGCAGCCTCGGTCCCGGGCACGGGGAGCTGGACCGGGAGTCGTTCGAGGCGGTGTTCCCCTGGGGCCCGGCGCCGAAGCGGCTCGGCGGCACCGGCTGGGCCTCCGCCGTCCTCACCGAGGGCCTCCTCGTCCCCGCCGGCAGCGGCTACCGCTTCGCCCACGAGGAACTCGCCGACTGGATCCAGGGCACCCACCTCGACCTGGACGAGGCCCTGCGTGTCCTGGTCCACCGCCACCGCACCGAACGGGAAGACCCCCTCCCCGTCCCGCACCACCGCATCGGCCCCGTCGTCCAGGCCCTGCTTCTCGTCGCCCGCCAGCACGGCGCACGGCAACTGGCGCACCGACTGGAGGAGTTGCTCCACGCCCTCGACGCCGACACGCACTCCTGGTGGGCGGCCCGCCTTCTCACCGAGACCCTGCTGCGCGTGCCCGACGCGACGCCGTACACCGATGTCCTGCGGCGGCTCACCGACCGCCTGGTGGACCGGCGCCGTCAGGAGGAACCGGTCCCGCCCGCGTTCGGGCCGGCCTTCTGGACCGCCCTCCCGCTCCCGCCCGGTAACCGCTTCGAGCTGCTGCGCCGCCTCGTCCTCGCCGACGGGCCCCCGCACGAGCCGGGCCCCCGGTTCCTGGACGCCGTGGCAGAGCTGCTGGCCACGGACCCCACCGCCGTACAGCCGCATCTCACGCGCTGGTTCGACGACGAGCGGCCGCTGCCCGCGACCCCGCACGCGACCGTCGCGGAGGCCGCGCAGGCGCTGCTGCACACGCACCGGACCCGGGCCCTGGACGACCTCACCGAGGTGCTCGTCGGCTGTGCGCACCGGCGGGCCGACGAACTGCTCGCGGTGCTGGCCGAGGACGAGCCGTCGGCGGTGTGCCGGGCCGTGGACCGGTGGGCGCACGACGAGCGGCCGGCACGGCGGGTGGCGGCGGTGGCGTACGGACTGCGGGCCGCCCCGCACGTACGCACCGAGGCCGACCGCGAACTCCTGCGCTACGCCGCCCTCGCGCTGCTCGCCCGCCCCGAGGACCGCACCCTGCACGGCGGTGCGCTCGCCCTGCTGGTGCGCGACCCGCGCACGCGTGCCCGTCATCTCCCGCAGGCGCTCGGGCACTTCGCGGCCGGCGACCCGCGGTTCCCGCCCGGCGCGCTGGTCCCCGCGCTCGCCACCGACCCCGATCCGGTCCTGGAGGCCTTCCGGGAGCGGTTGCGCAGGCCGGGTGCCGGGGGGGCGCTGCGCACGCTCGCCGACGTCACCACGCCCGCCCTGGCCCGCCGGGTGGCCGTGCTGGCGCGGGAGGCGGTCGAGCGGCGCCCGGAGACCGCCGGTGACGTGGCCGCGTACGTCGACCGGCGCCTCGACCAGGGCCCCGCCGCCCGGGCCGTACTCCTCCCGCTGGTCAGCGGACTGCTCGCCGGCGCCTCGGAACGGGTGCGGGCCGCGCTGGCCGCCGTGCTCGTGGGCCCGGGCACCCCCGCCTCGCGCCCGCTGCGCCAGGAACTCCTCGATTTCCTCCTGGACCACGAACGGGAGCCCGCGGTCCTGGTCGCCCTGCTGCCCGCGGCCGCCGCGCGCGGTGGGGACGGCGTCCGCGACCTCGTCCGGCGCACCGGCCTCCTCCTCGTCCGCACCCCGCTGGGCGCGTCCGATTTCGACCGCGCTCTCGTCGACCTCGGTCGGCACGTGCCCGGGTTCGCCGCGCTGGTGGCCGGCTGGCTCGCCGACGCCCCGCAGGAGTGGGCGGGGGTGGTCGGCCCCAGCACCCGGCGGATGATCGAGAACCTGGCGGGTGTACGGGTTCCCGCCTGA
- the nusA gene encoding transcription termination factor NusA: MDIDMSALRGLVREKEISFDLLVEAIESALLIAYHRTEGSRRHARVELNRESGHVTVWAKEDPEDLEEGQEAREFDDTPSGFGRIAATTAKQVILQRLRDAEDDATLGEYAGREGDIVMGVVQQGRDPKNVLVDIGKLEAILPVQEQVPGETYPHGMRLRSYVVRVARGVRGPSVTLSRTHPNLVKKLFALEVPEIADGSVEIAAIAREAGHRTKIAVRSTRSGLNAKGACIGPMGGRVRNVMGELNGEKIDIVDWSDDPAEMVANALSPARVSKVEVVDMAARSARVTVPDYQLSLAIGKEGQNARLAARLTGWRIDIRPDTEQAGE, from the coding sequence GTGGACATCGACATGAGTGCCCTGCGGGGCTTGGTACGGGAGAAGGAGATCTCCTTCGACCTGTTGGTCGAGGCGATCGAGTCGGCCCTCCTCATCGCCTACCACCGCACCGAGGGAAGCCGCCGTCACGCGCGCGTGGAGCTCAACCGCGAGAGCGGCCATGTGACCGTGTGGGCGAAGGAGGATCCCGAGGATCTGGAGGAGGGGCAGGAGGCCCGCGAGTTCGACGACACCCCGTCCGGCTTCGGCCGTATCGCCGCCACCACCGCCAAGCAGGTCATCCTGCAGCGGCTGCGCGACGCCGAGGACGACGCGACGCTCGGCGAGTACGCGGGGCGCGAGGGCGACATCGTCATGGGCGTGGTCCAGCAGGGCCGCGACCCGAAGAACGTGCTCGTCGACATCGGCAAGCTGGAGGCCATCCTGCCGGTGCAGGAGCAGGTCCCCGGTGAGACGTATCCGCACGGGATGCGGCTGCGGTCGTACGTCGTACGAGTGGCGAGGGGTGTGCGTGGTCCGTCCGTCACCCTGTCGCGCACGCACCCCAATCTGGTGAAGAAGCTCTTCGCCCTGGAGGTGCCGGAGATCGCCGACGGGTCCGTCGAGATCGCCGCGATCGCCCGCGAGGCCGGTCACCGCACCAAGATCGCCGTACGGTCCACCCGATCGGGCCTGAACGCCAAGGGCGCCTGCATCGGCCCGATGGGCGGACGTGTGCGCAATGTCATGGGTGAGCTGAACGGTGAGAAGATCGACATCGTCGACTGGTCGGACGACCCGGCCGAGATGGTCGCCAACGCGCTGTCGCCGGCCCGGGTGTCCAAGGTCGAGGTCGTGGACATGGCCGCCCGCTCCGCGCGGGTGACCGTCCCCGACTACCAACTCTCCCTCGCCATCGGCAAGGAGGGGCAGAACGCCCGGCTCGCCGCCCGGCTCACCGGCTGGCGGATCGACATCCGGCCGGACACCGAGCAGGCCGGCGAGTAG
- a CDS encoding ferritin-like domain-containing protein, translating into MSDGNDKELEAFQKALAAEHAAVYGYGVVGGRIAEARRTEAKAAYDAHRARRDGLVRQVRNMGGKPVAAAAAYALPFPVPDSAAAVRLAADLEERVAGVYSDLVRATEGGRRSTAAEALREAAVRAVRWRGESVAFPGLAERAVTLSSSAYGPASSSAPRA; encoded by the coding sequence GTGAGCGACGGGAACGACAAGGAGCTGGAGGCCTTTCAGAAGGCGCTGGCCGCCGAGCACGCGGCCGTGTACGGCTACGGCGTCGTCGGCGGCCGGATCGCTGAGGCTCGGCGAACGGAGGCCAAGGCCGCCTATGACGCACACCGGGCCCGGCGGGACGGGCTGGTGCGCCAGGTGCGGAACATGGGCGGAAAGCCGGTGGCCGCGGCCGCGGCGTACGCGCTGCCCTTCCCGGTGCCGGACTCGGCCGCGGCGGTACGGCTCGCCGCCGACCTGGAGGAGCGGGTGGCCGGGGTGTACTCCGACCTGGTGCGGGCAACCGAGGGCGGGCGGCGGAGCACGGCCGCCGAGGCGCTGCGGGAGGCCGCGGTGCGGGCGGTGCGCTGGCGCGGCGAGAGCGTAGCCTTCCCTGGGCTCGCCGAGCGGGCGGTCACGCTGTCGTCGTCGGCCTATGGCCCGGCTTCTTCGTCGGCTCCCAGGGCGTAA